The Psilocybe cubensis strain MGC-MH-2018 chromosome 7, whole genome shotgun sequence genome has a window encoding:
- a CDS encoding Laccase-2 → MKQLRAIFIDAATGAFSSVLGPSSDLYIGNKKISPDGYWRSAALAGACEDPERAPGDSEPCKKVSLEFPGPLIKGKKGDSFDINVINQLNDDRMLRNTSIHWHGFFQRNSSWADGPVGVTQCPIPPDYSFRYQFKVPDQAGTFWYHSHHSTQYCDGLRGPMVIYDPEDPHEHLYDVDDDSTIITLADWYHVYAKDVPRGIPPAPGSNLINGLGRQENGTETPLAVINVKQGKRYRFRLISMSCDPFYDFSIGGHNMTIIEADGENVKPVTVQALRIFAGQRYSFVLHANQIKDNYWIHSIPSAGYAGTTNFANSAILRYVGAPETYPRTKNVVPVLPLLDEMQLHPLHNIPAPGIPIPGHADVNLPLFVSLDTVAEEWLINNITYETPSLPTLLQLTSKAYRPQQILKPGGYIELPPNKVIELVLTGEAIGSPHPFHLHGHTFHVVRSAGSDVYNFRNPVIRDVVSMGTGSPNDKVTIRFVTDNAGPWFLHCHIDWHLEMGLSLVFAEDIKGIEQSFVPPTLDKMCKLDKYLGSHRHY, encoded by the exons ATGAAGCAGCTTCGCGCGATTTTCATTGACG CGGCCACTGGTGCGTTTTCCTCTGTACTAGGCCCTTCCTCGGACCTCTACATCGGAAATAAGAAGATTTCTCCGGATGGTTATTGGCGCTC AGCTGCTCTAGCGGGAGCTTGTGAAGATCCGGAACGAGCTCCGGGAGATTCTGAGCCATGCAAGAAGGTATCGCTTGAGTTTCCTGGACCATTAATTAAAGGAAAAAAG GGCGACTCCTTCGATATCAACGTCATCAACCAGCTCAACGACGACCGGATGCTTAGGAATACCAGCATT CACTGGCATGGCTTTTTCCAGAGGAACAGCAGTTGGGCGGACGGGCCTGTGGGTGTGACGCAGTGCCCCATCCCTCCGGATTACTCTTTCCGTTATCAATTCAAGGTTCCGGATCAGGCGGGAACTTTTTGGTACCATTCACATCATT CTACTCAATATTGCGACGGACTTAGAGGCCCCATGGTCATCTATGACCCAGAAGACCCTCACGAGCACCT ATATGATGTAGATGATG ATTCTACTATCATTACGCTCGCAGATTG GTATCATGTCTACGCTAAAGATGTACCTAGAGGCATCCCCCCTGCTCCAGGTTCTAATCTTATCAACGGATTAGGCCGACAGGAGAACGGAACTGAAACCCCACTCGCTGTTATCAACGTAAAACAGGGAAAGCGGTACAGGTTCAGGCTGATTTCAATGTCTTGCGACCCATTCTACGATTTCTCTATCGGGGGACATAACATG ACCATCATCGAAGCCGACGGAGAGAATGTGAAGCCTGTGACGGTTCAAGCTCTTCGCATTTTCGCAGGCCAGAGATATTCGTTTGTGCTGCACGCCAACCAGATCAAGGATAATTATTGGATCCATTCCATCCCGAGCGCCGGATACGCTGGCACTACCAACTTTGCCAACTCTGCTATTCTGCGCTACGTGGGTGCTCCAGAGACGTATCCCAGAACCAAAAACGTCGTCCCGGTTCTCCCATTGCTCGATGAGATGCAGCTACACCCACTGCATAATATCCCGGCTCCGGGAATCCCTATTCCAGGCCACGCGGATGTGAACCTGCCGTTGTTTGTCTCGTTGGATACTGTGGCTGAGGAGTGGCTGATCAACAATATCACATACGAGACTCCGAGTCTTCCTACGCTTTTGCAGCTCACGAGCAAGGCTTACAGGCCTCAGCAAATTTTGAAGCCGGGAGGGTACATCGAGTTGCCGCCTAACAAGGTCATCGAGCTTGTCCTGACGGGAGAAGCCATCGGAAGCCCT catcctttccatcttcacGGA CATACATTCCACGTTGTTCGAAGCGCCGGCAGCGACGTCTATAACTTCCGTAACCCAGTCATACGCGATGTCGTCAGTATGGGAACTGGCAGTCCGAACGACAAAGTCACGATCCGGTTCGTGACTGACAACGCTGGTCCCTGGTTTTTGCATTG TCATATTGACTGGCATTTGGAGAT GGGCCTTTCGCTTGTCTTTGCTGAAGATATCAAGGGTATTGAGCAGAGCTTCGTTCCGC CGACTTTGGATAAAATGTGCAAGCTGGACAAGTACTTGGGTTCACATCGTCACTACTAA
- a CDS encoding fatty-acyl coenzyme A oxidase: MQMMRPSVPDDVFYVNPVQGEIVSRSRLLELKWPPLERLEKLFIRGVDTSQVPRKKMRSMGHGNREGEGDPLTGQFILLLSISGALAALGPSTNLVIGNKVISPDGFSRSAVLAGASSNKLQFPGPAITAQKGDPFNINVVDQLTDTTMLTGTSIHWHGFFQQGSSWADGPVGVNQCPISSGHSFLYQFRAPDQAGTYWYHSHYAAQYCDGLRGPMVVYDPHDPHKSRYDIDDESTIITLSDWYHTPSPSAGLIPKADSVLINGLGRFAGGPASPLAVITVVPKKRYRFRLVSMSCDPNFTFSIDGHTMTVIEVDGVNVQPLVVDSLQIFAGQRYSFVLNANQPRGSYWIRANPNLAAAIGFDGGINSAILRYVGTPAVDPNTTLSTNNPLLETNLHPLSNGGVPGVAQRGAADVNINLNIQFNGTAFNVNNATFKPPSLPVLLQILSKKYTPQELLPEGDVYVLPPNKVIEVSLPGGAAGSPHNFHVIRSAGSTVDNYVNPVIRDVVSLGSAGDNVTIRFVTDNAGPWIFHCHIDWHLQLGLAIVFAENIPGIASSRHPPSFDQLCPIFDEQPPQVFN, from the exons ATGCAAATGATGCGACCATCGGTCCCGGACGACGTCTTTTACGTCAATCCAGTCCAGGG GGAAATCGTGTCTCGTTCGAGACTTCTTGAGTTGAAATGGCCGCCCTTGGAGCGCTTGGAAAAGCTGTTCATTAGAGGTGTGGATACTTCTCAAGTTCCACGGAAGAAGATGCGAAGCATGGGCCATGGTAAtcgggagggagagggagaccCGTTAACCGGCCA GTTTATCTTGCTATTATCTATATCTGGTGCACTTGCTGCCCTTGGACCCTCGACGAATTTAGTTATCGGGAACAAGGTCATCTCACCTGACGGTTTCAGTCGCTC TGCTGTCCTTGCAGGTGCTTCTTCTAACAAACTCCAGTTCCCGGGGCCAGCTATTACTGCCCAAAAG GGAGATCCTTTTAACATCAATGTTGTTGATCAATTAACCGATACGACTATGTTGACGGGTACAAGTATC CATTGGCATGGATTTTTTCAACAAGGCAGCAGCTGGGCAGATGGCCCAGTTGGAGTAAACCAATGTCCTATCTCTTCTGGACATTCGTTCTTGTATCAGTTTAGGGCTCCGGATCAGGCGGGGACCTACTGGTATCACTCTCATTACG CCGCCCAGTACTGCGACGGCCTGAGAGGTCCAATGGTTGTATATGACCCACATGATCCGCATAAATCCAG ATACGATATTGACGACG AGTCGACTATAATTACTCTTTCAGATTG GTACCATACGCCATCGCCTTCAGCTGGACTCATCCCTAAGGCAGATTCAGTCTTGATCAACGGTCTTGGTCGCTTTGCCGGCGGGCCTGCCTCCCCACTGGCGGTTATTACAGTCGTGCCAAAAAAGCGCTACCGCTTCCGTTTAGTCTCGATGTCGTGTGATCCCAACTTTACCTTTAGCATTGACGGTCATACCATG ACCGTCATCGAAGTAGATGGTGTGAACGTCCAGCCTCTCGTAGTTGATTCTCTTCAGATCTTTGCGGGTCAAAGGTACTCCTTTGTGTTGAATGCTAATCAACCTAGGGGAAGTTACTGGATCCGTGCCAACCCAAACCTTGCAGCTGCGATAGGATTCGATGGAGGTATTAACTCTGCCATTCTACGCTACGTCGGAACTCCTGCCGTGGATCCAAACACTACTCTTTCGACTAACAATCCTTTATTGGAAACTAATCTCCATCCTCTTTCTAATGGCGGCGTTCCCGGTGTCGCACAGCGCGGAGCCGCTGATGTTAATATTAATCTCAACATTCAATTCAACGGAACAGCTTTCAATGTGAATAACGCCACTTTCAAGCCGCCTTCCTTGCCAGTGCTTCTGCAGATTTTGAGCAAGAAGTATACGCCACAGGAACTCCTCCCGGAAGGCGACGTATATGTCTTGCCTCCTAACAAGGTCATTGAAGTTTCTTTACCTGGTGGCGCTGCTGGAAGCCCT CACAACTTCCATGTAATTCGGAGCGCTGGAAGCACTGTCGATAACTATGTCAATCCGGTTATACGCGACGTGGTCAGCCTTGGTAGTGCAGGCGACAACGTAACCATTCGATTTGTAACAGACAATGCTGGACCATGGATTTTCCACTG TCACATTGACTGGCATCTCCAATT GGGCTTAGCAATCGTCTTTGCAGAAAACATTCCGGGTATTGCTTCAAGCCGTCATCCAC CTTCGTTTGATCAGCTTTGCCCAATATTCGACGAACAGCCACCTCAAGTGTTCAACTGA
- a CDS encoding MAP kinase kinase skh1/pek1, with protein MNFPRPAPGGPRERLTPLLSLNTQPQNQDRPLDLQHHLPLSRSGYNSHSNSNNATHSPSSTSLFSNAPSIFLKTPKPPKGKRVDAPHVTVDVGRRVSGNNGDGDQSTIRPEVTYSPQEGPRRPAEIPMGNMIGVVPPVYPSAPREDPIQTLRQAVSNISIGYSANSNQSGSMTHSPEGSSKSSPGSSATGGHGYHGLPEPGKPKEFNDEVFEVISRLGEGAGGAVHHVRDTRDGSIYARKTITTREVSTRQVVRELKIIATTSHVNIVQCFGAYMSPSSSEVKIIMEYCDGQSLEAIGKKLKERSAIIGEKIAGRIAEGILQGLTYLHSRRTIHRDIKPSNILLSREGIVKLCDFGVSGELTNESFLGTFTGTLVYMAPERVSGGEYTIRADVWSAGISLLELVQNRFPFPAELSTIELILTITNSEPPSLEDDPEADITWSDEMKDFIRQTLIREPRSRPTPREMLDHPWIRIVMNQEDHMAKWIRQVWGWPKPSKRPRKGSSRYENNGEDDGGNMSKHSTGSSVSPAD; from the exons ATGAACTTTCCAAGGCCGGCGCCAGGAGGACCGAGAGAGCGACTCACTCCTTTGCTTTCTCTAAACACACAACCCCAAAATCAAGATAGACCACTCGACTTGCAGCACCACCTTCCGCTTTCACGCTCAGGATATAATTCGCACTCCAACTCGAACAATGCAACACACTCTCCGTCAAGCACATCTTTGTTCAGCAATGCCCCGTCAATCTTTTTGAAAACCCCAAAACCACCCAAAGGGAAAAGAGTAGACGCGCCCCACGTTACAGTTGACGTTGGAAGAAGGGTTTCAGGGAACAATGGGGATGGGGACCAGTCGACTATCCGCCCAGAGGTCACGTATTCTCCACAAGAAGGGCCTCGGCGACCTGCGGAAATCCCGATGGGCAACATGATTGGTGTCGTCCCACCTGTCTACCCATCCGCGCCGCGAGAGGATCCGATTCAGACTCTTCGGCAGGCAGTCAGCAACATCTCAATAGGGTACAGCGCCAATTCGAATCAAAGCGGCTCAATGACACATTCTCCAGAGGGATCGTCCAAATCATCGCCTGGATCGTCTGCGACCGGGGGTCACGGCTACCACGGTCTGCCGGAGCCTGGGAAGCCTAAGGAATTCAACGATGAGGTTTTTGAGGTGATCTCGAGGCTGGGAGAAGGTGCAGGCGGGGCGGTACATCATGTACGGGACACTCGTGATGGCTCAATATACGCGAGGAAGACGATCACTACTCGGGAAGTCTCTACGCGGCAGGTTGTGCGGGAGCTGAAAATAATCGCGACAACCTCGCATGTCAACATTGTTCAATGTTTCGGCGCCTACATGAGTCCGTCTAGCTCCGAGGTCAAGATAATTATGGAGTATTGTGATGGCCAAAGTTTGGAGGCTATAGGCAAGAAGTTGAAGGAGCGGAGCGCTATCATTGGAGAGAAGATTGCCGGAAGGATAGCTGAAGGG ATTCTTCAAGGCCTCACTTACTTGCACTCGAGACGAACAATTCATCGAGACATCAAACCATCTAATATTCTTTTATCTCGGGAGGGGATTGTTAAACTATGTGACTTTGGTGTCTCTGGCGAACTCACGAACGAATCTTTTCTGGGGACCTTCACTGGAACATTGGTATACATGGCG CCTGAACGAGTGTCTGGTGGTGAATATACTATTCGAGCCGATGTCTGGTCCGCAGGGATATCCCTGCTTGAGCTTGTACAAAATCGCTTTCCGTTCCCTGCTGAACTCTCAACTATCGAGTTAATCTTGACGATTACTAATAGCGAG CCTCCAAGCCTGGAAGATGATCCTGAAGCGGATATTACATGGAGCGACGAAATGAAAGATTTCATTCGTCAAAC ATTAATCCGCGAACCACGTTCACGTCCTACCCCTCGCGAAATGCTGGATCATCCTTGGATAAGAATTGTCATGAATCAGGAGGACCATATGGCCAAATGGATTCGTCAAGTTTGGGGCTGGCCCAAGCCAAGCAAACGTCCTCGTAAAGGCTCCAGCAGATACGAGAATAATGGAGAGGATGATGGCGGGAACATGTCAAAACACTCGACTGGGAGCTCCGTCAGCCCCGCGGATTGA